In Musa acuminata AAA Group cultivar baxijiao chromosome BXJ2-10, Cavendish_Baxijiao_AAA, whole genome shotgun sequence, a genomic segment contains:
- the LOC104000492 gene encoding protein PIN-LIKES 7, with product MGFWSLLLVASTPVVQVLLIGLLGAYLASGYSNVLLPGARRDMNKVVFTVFTPALMFASLAKTVTFQEIISWWFMPVNIGITFLIGGILGWIVVKILRPPNHIEGLVIAACSAGNLGNLLLIIIPAICEEDGNPFGDYKICSARGISYVSFSMALGAFYIWTHSYSLMRNAGKMYHATRTASLGVTGANEGGHGVSVDQESVLSPPVKAVQGMAQHQIEIPLLSGGNLQDKKVNLWDKIKETLHKIVEELLAPPTVAAIVGFVVGAVPWLKTLFIGSSAPLKVVQDSMKLLGDGTVPCITLILGGNLTQGLRKSVVRPVLIVAIVCVRYVILPAFGIAVVKAAYGLGFVPHDPLYRYVLMVQFGLPPAMSIGTMAQLFDVAQEECSVIFLWTYLIAAVSLTVWSTVFMWILS from the exons atggggTTTTGGTCGTTGCTCCTGGTGGCATCCACACCAGTGGTGCAGGTCCTTCTCATAGGCCTCCTGGGGGCATACCTTGCATCTGGTTACAGCAATGTTCTTCTTCCCGGTGCTCGAAGGGACATGAACAAG GTTGTGTTCACTGTCTTCACCCCAGCTCTCATGTTTGCTAGTCTAGCAAAGACCGTCACCTTCCAAGAAATCATATCTTG GTGGTTTATGCCTGTCAATATCGGGATCACATTCCTAATTGGGGGAATTCTCGGATGGATAGTAGTAAAAATCTTAAGACCACCAAATCATATTGAGGGCCTCGTAATAGCTGCTTGTTCAGCTG GTAACCTGGGAAATCTGCTCCTGATAATTATCCCGGCGATCTGCGAAGAAGATGGCAATCCCTTTGGGGACTACAAGATCTGCAGCGCCCGTggaatctcctatgtttctttctcCATGGCG CTTGGAGCATTCTACATTTGGACTCATTCCTACAGTCTCATGAGGAACGCTGGCAAAATGTACCATGCAACCCGAACAGCTAGTCTTGGAGTCACAGGAGCCAATGAAGGTGGTCATGGAGTCTCTGTGGATCAGGAGAGTGTGCTTTCACCACCAGTGAAAGCAGTGCAAGGAATGGCACAACACCAAATT GAAATCCCACTTCTATCCGGTGGAAACCTACAAGACAAAAAGGTGAACTTGTGGGATAAAATCAAGGAAACTCTCCACAAAATTGTCGAGGAATTGTTGGCTCCACCGACTGTTGCTGCG ATTGTAGGATTCGTTGTCGGTGCAGTGCCATGGCTGAAGACTCTGTTTATAGGCTCAAGTGCACCACTGAAAGTTGTCCAAGACTCGATGAAGCTATTAGG TGATGGCACAGTGCCCTGCATCACCCTCATTCTCGGTGGAAACCTGACGCAGG GGCTACGCAAGTCGGTCGTCAGGCCTGTGTTGATCGTCGCAATAGTCTGCGTTCGCTACGTGATCCTCCCCGCGTTCGGGATCGCCGTGGTGAAAGCAGCCTATGGATTAGGCTTCGTGCCACACGATCCACTGTATCGATATGTGCTGATGGTGCAGTTCGGTCTCCCTCCCGCCATGAGCATAG GCACGATGGCTCAGCTGTTCGACGTTGCCCAAGAGGAGTGCTCTGTCATCTTCCTGTGGACTTACTTGATCGCGGCTGTTTCGCTTACAGTGTGGTCGACAGTCTTCATGTGGATCTTGTCTTAG
- the LOC135582218 gene encoding protein PIN-LIKES 7-like isoform X3, producing MPVNLGITFLIGGILGWIVVRILRPPRHLEGLVIATCSAGNMGNLLWIIIPAICEQDGNPFGNNKVSGARGLASFSMAIGGIYIWTHSYSLMRNASKIYHASHISCHGGVIERHGNDQRVSTDQENMLSLPVEVMEEMAENQINIPLLPNGSLHGEKVNSWDKMKETLHRIVEELLAPPTVASIMGVIVGATPWLKSLFAGSSAPLRVVEDTVKLLGDGTVPCITLVLGGNLAQGLRRSVVSNAVIVAIVCVRYLVLPVIGIAVVRAAYGMGLVPYDPLYRYVLMIQFGVPPAMNIGTMAQLFDVGQEECSVIFLWTYVVATVAVTVWSTVFMWILS from the exons ATGCCTGTCAATCTCGGGATCACGTTCCTGATTGGGGGAATCCTTGGCTGGATAGTAGTGAGAATCCTAAGGCCTCCAAGGCATCTCGAAGGCCTCGTAATAGCTACGTGCTCTGCTG GCAACATGGGCAATCTGCTGTGGATAATCATCCCGGCGATCTGCGAACAGGACGGCAACCCCTTTGGGAACAACAAGGTGTCCGGTGCCCGCGGACTCGCCTCTTTCTCCATGGCG ATTGGAGGAATCTACATTTGGACACATTCCTACAGTCTCATGAGGAATGCAAGCAAAATATACCATGCAAGCCATATATCTTGCCATGGAGGTGTCATAGAGAGACATGGGAATGACCAGAGAGTCTCTACAGATCAGGAGAATATGCTTTCACTTCCAGTGGAAGTAATGGAAGAAATGGCAGAAAACCAAATT AATATCCCATTACTACCCAATGGAAGCCTCCATGGCGAGAAGGTGAACTCCTGGGATAAGATGAAAGAGACTCTCCACCGTATTGTCGAAGAGTTGTTGGCTCCACCCACTGTTGCCTCA ATAATGGGAGTCATTGTTGGTGCAACACCATGGCTGAAGTCTCTGTTTGCAGGCTCAAGTGCACCACTGAGAGTTGTAGAAGACACCGTGAAGTTACTAGG TGATGGCACGGTGCCCTGCATCACCCTCGTTCTTGGTGGAAACTTGGCACAGG GTTTACGCAGGTCGGTCGTCAGCAATGCGGTGATCGTCGCGATTGTTTGCGTTCGCTACCTCGTCCTTCCTGTGATTGGGATCGCAGTGGTGAGAGCGGCTTACGGGATGGGATTGGTGCCATATGATCCACTGTATCGGTATGTGTTGATGATACAGTTCGGTGTCCCACCTGCCATGAATATAg GAACGATGGCTCAGTTGTTTGACGTTGGTCAAGAGGAGTGCTCTGTCATCTTCCTGTGGACATATGTGGTCGCCACGGTGGCGGTCACAGTCTGGTCAACAGTGTTCATGTGGATCTTATCGTAG
- the LOC135582218 gene encoding protein PIN-LIKES 7-like isoform X2: protein MGFWSLFPVASTPIVQVLLIGLLGAYLASGYSNLLPHSARRDMNKVVFTVFTPSLMFASLAKTVTLKEIISWWFMPVNLGITFLIGGILGWIVVRILRPPRHLEGLVIATCSAGNMGNLLWIIIPAICEQDGNPFGNNKVSGARGLASFSMAIGGIYIWTHSYSLMRNASKIYHASHISCHGGVIERHGNDQRVSTDQENMLSLPVEVMEEMAENQINIPLLPNGSLHGEKVNSWDKMKETLHRIVEELLAPPTVASIMGVIVGATPWLKSLFAGSSAPLRVVEDTVKLLGDGTVPCITLVLGGNLAQGLRRSVVSNAVIVAIVCVRYLVLPVIGIAVVRAAYGMGLVPYDPLYRNDGSVV from the exons atggggTTTTGGTCACTGTTCCCGGTGGCATCCACACCAATCGTGCAGGTGCTTCTCATAGGCCTGCTGGGGGCGTACCTCGCGTCAGGTTACAGCAATCTTCTTCCCCACAGTGCTCGACGAGACATGAACAAG GTGGTGTTCACTGTCTTCACCCCATCTCTAATGTTTGCTAGTCTAGCGAAGACCGTCACCTTGAAAGAAATCATATCTTG GTGGTTTATGCCTGTCAATCTCGGGATCACGTTCCTGATTGGGGGAATCCTTGGCTGGATAGTAGTGAGAATCCTAAGGCCTCCAAGGCATCTCGAAGGCCTCGTAATAGCTACGTGCTCTGCTG GCAACATGGGCAATCTGCTGTGGATAATCATCCCGGCGATCTGCGAACAGGACGGCAACCCCTTTGGGAACAACAAGGTGTCCGGTGCCCGCGGACTCGCCTCTTTCTCCATGGCG ATTGGAGGAATCTACATTTGGACACATTCCTACAGTCTCATGAGGAATGCAAGCAAAATATACCATGCAAGCCATATATCTTGCCATGGAGGTGTCATAGAGAGACATGGGAATGACCAGAGAGTCTCTACAGATCAGGAGAATATGCTTTCACTTCCAGTGGAAGTAATGGAAGAAATGGCAGAAAACCAAATT AATATCCCATTACTACCCAATGGAAGCCTCCATGGCGAGAAGGTGAACTCCTGGGATAAGATGAAAGAGACTCTCCACCGTATTGTCGAAGAGTTGTTGGCTCCACCCACTGTTGCCTCA ATAATGGGAGTCATTGTTGGTGCAACACCATGGCTGAAGTCTCTGTTTGCAGGCTCAAGTGCACCACTGAGAGTTGTAGAAGACACCGTGAAGTTACTAGG TGATGGCACGGTGCCCTGCATCACCCTCGTTCTTGGTGGAAACTTGGCACAGG GTTTACGCAGGTCGGTCGTCAGCAATGCGGTGATCGTCGCGATTGTTTGCGTTCGCTACCTCGTCCTTCCTGTGATTGGGATCGCAGTGGTGAGAGCGGCTTACGGGATGGGATTGGTGCCATATGATCCACTGTATCG GAACGATGGCTCAGTTGTTTGA
- the LOC135582218 gene encoding protein PIN-LIKES 7-like isoform X1 — MGFWSLFPVASTPIVQVLLIGLLGAYLASGYSNLLPHSARRDMNKVVFTVFTPSLMFASLAKTVTLKEIISWWFMPVNLGITFLIGGILGWIVVRILRPPRHLEGLVIATCSAGNMGNLLWIIIPAICEQDGNPFGNNKVSGARGLASFSMAIGGIYIWTHSYSLMRNASKIYHASHISCHGGVIERHGNDQRVSTDQENMLSLPVEVMEEMAENQINIPLLPNGSLHGEKVNSWDKMKETLHRIVEELLAPPTVASIMGVIVGATPWLKSLFAGSSAPLRVVEDTVKLLGDGTVPCITLVLGGNLAQGLRRSVVSNAVIVAIVCVRYLVLPVIGIAVVRAAYGMGLVPYDPLYRYVLMIQFGVPPAMNIGTMAQLFDVGQEECSVIFLWTYVVATVAVTVWSTVFMWILS, encoded by the exons atggggTTTTGGTCACTGTTCCCGGTGGCATCCACACCAATCGTGCAGGTGCTTCTCATAGGCCTGCTGGGGGCGTACCTCGCGTCAGGTTACAGCAATCTTCTTCCCCACAGTGCTCGACGAGACATGAACAAG GTGGTGTTCACTGTCTTCACCCCATCTCTAATGTTTGCTAGTCTAGCGAAGACCGTCACCTTGAAAGAAATCATATCTTG GTGGTTTATGCCTGTCAATCTCGGGATCACGTTCCTGATTGGGGGAATCCTTGGCTGGATAGTAGTGAGAATCCTAAGGCCTCCAAGGCATCTCGAAGGCCTCGTAATAGCTACGTGCTCTGCTG GCAACATGGGCAATCTGCTGTGGATAATCATCCCGGCGATCTGCGAACAGGACGGCAACCCCTTTGGGAACAACAAGGTGTCCGGTGCCCGCGGACTCGCCTCTTTCTCCATGGCG ATTGGAGGAATCTACATTTGGACACATTCCTACAGTCTCATGAGGAATGCAAGCAAAATATACCATGCAAGCCATATATCTTGCCATGGAGGTGTCATAGAGAGACATGGGAATGACCAGAGAGTCTCTACAGATCAGGAGAATATGCTTTCACTTCCAGTGGAAGTAATGGAAGAAATGGCAGAAAACCAAATT AATATCCCATTACTACCCAATGGAAGCCTCCATGGCGAGAAGGTGAACTCCTGGGATAAGATGAAAGAGACTCTCCACCGTATTGTCGAAGAGTTGTTGGCTCCACCCACTGTTGCCTCA ATAATGGGAGTCATTGTTGGTGCAACACCATGGCTGAAGTCTCTGTTTGCAGGCTCAAGTGCACCACTGAGAGTTGTAGAAGACACCGTGAAGTTACTAGG TGATGGCACGGTGCCCTGCATCACCCTCGTTCTTGGTGGAAACTTGGCACAGG GTTTACGCAGGTCGGTCGTCAGCAATGCGGTGATCGTCGCGATTGTTTGCGTTCGCTACCTCGTCCTTCCTGTGATTGGGATCGCAGTGGTGAGAGCGGCTTACGGGATGGGATTGGTGCCATATGATCCACTGTATCGGTATGTGTTGATGATACAGTTCGGTGTCCCACCTGCCATGAATATAg GAACGATGGCTCAGTTGTTTGACGTTGGTCAAGAGGAGTGCTCTGTCATCTTCCTGTGGACATATGTGGTCGCCACGGTGGCGGTCACAGTCTGGTCAACAGTGTTCATGTGGATCTTATCGTAG